The window GCTCGTCCTCCGAATCTTCGTCCTTCGCCGAATGGTTTCATTCGAGATAAAGAGCAAGATGGCCTTTGCATAAACCAGTTAGTACTCCTTTTAACAAGCCAGTAAGTATTTCCGTTGAGAGACACGTCACGTGTATAAAACCGCAAGTCCCTATCGGGAGTGAGGTAAATATTAATATCCTTCCATGAATCAGGGTTAAAATTGTAGATTTGATACTTAAGACGTCGTTCCTCCATGAGTCCGAAATTATCTTGAAAAATCGAGGTCATTTCCATAGATCTCAAGATTTTGTGGCAACGATGggacttcatcttcttcttctcgtatCCCAGAGCGTACGAGTCCATGTAGCATTCGTGATCAATGAGTTCGATCCACCTTGTTTGCCCACGATAAGGGTTCAAAACCATAAGcctcgaatttttttttctggtggtGCATAACAACAAGCCACTGCAGTGAGAgacgctatatatatatatcattaactCCATCTCCATCGTTTAGGCTAATGAATTTAGCTTTttgatttataaatgttttaacgTCGTCATCATTGTCAAGTCCACGGAGATTGAAACTCATTAGATCAACACTAGCATTGATCCTCATGATTGCCATAAAATCTCTCTTCTTAGTTGCTGCTCTTGATTTACGGATGTGCTTCTTTGTAAAGCTCCGACGATGTGTGAACAAACCATTCCAGTTTTTGCAAGTAGTTCGCACTGCTCTAAGAGATCTTAACGGAACTCTAGAGAGCACTTCCTCTACCAAATCTAGTGGAAGATCGGACAGCGCCGTTGTTGAATCCTTCATATCCAAGTTAGGTCAAAGCTTCGAATGCTATCGTATCTTCCGGCTACAAAACTTAGAGAATACGTCTGGCTGCATTCGAAGTCTTGAAGGCATAGAAACCTAATGGGTCAATAGTGGATTTCAGAATCTTAGTGGGCTTTTTAATCTACAGTGATGGACTTCGTCGacatcaacagcaacaacatTGATCGTGATGTGGATGGACGAGAGAGTTTTGTCTAACTAGTTTAAAGTCTGTCTTACATTACATAATCGGGAATTGTTCAGCTTGATAATATAAGCAAACGCATTTCTAAGAACATCACCCGTACCTCAAGTAGCAAAATCAGCTTGATTAGCTTATAGTTATAGAGATAGCTAGTAACGGAAACCCAACAatcatcagtttttttttttcaattttttcttaaacttgATCCAAGTAAGTAGTTCTTAAACTTAGAGACGTAAATCCTATGATTACACACGAGACAATTATTTCAACACACCGTCACTTGCAGGAAAAAGGCTTCTCTGGTTATTTTGATTGATATAATATGGTTTCTTTAACGAAAACTAAGCATTTTCCGTGATGAAAAAAATTCTGACCTTGACATGCTTGCCTAGTAAACTTAATAGATAACGATCGTTAGCGAAAATATGTTCACACTTCACACCATGTGGTTCATTAGAGAGATTCAAATTActagttttttgtttatatactaTATGCATACAAAATGGTTACAATcactctttattttattttttgttttggttatcaTCAGAATATTTACCCTAGGCccaataataaaacattaatcatttatgtttaaaacattAATCATATTATCTTTTGGcccaataatattttatatattagaatttaaatttccaaaaacgTGTGCAAAACATATTTGTAAACGTGCAGAACTCAATAAGTTGTAGACCAATAGTATTTTACATATtagaatttaaatttgtaaaaacgCGCTAAACTCAATAACTAACTTGTGAACCCGAATTTGAAAAAACGCGCTAAACTCATTAACTTGTCGACCAATAGTATTTTACATCGTAGGATTTGAATTCTTGAAAAACGCGGGGAACTCATTAACTTGTTGACTAACGGTGTTCTTTTAGGATTTGAATTCCCGAAAAACGCGCGAAacatatttctttaaattttgtttagttatttaattttgttagatattttcatttatttagatttttgtcaataaaaataaaagatttgtttaattatgttttgaacATTGATCATAAGAAACTTTgatcattttgttttctcaaaaaatatgtttgaaatatgaagaaaacaagtttatgtttttttttgctattgcTTAGATTATTTAATCAAACAAAGAGAGTAAAGTTATTGGCTGGATTTGGTCGCGGCCATTATAGCAGTCGCTCTCAACTCGTTAGATGATGATATATCTATTCCTATTGTCTCACGATATATATAATGAACTCACACGCTTGGAGAGATGAATCACAACAAATATATCGAGACCACGTCATTCCCCCTAAAAAGGCAACAACATGTGGCGGACGCCAGTATCACCTCTGCTCAATTCAGTTCAATTCCATTTCTCGAATCCGCGTGACGTGATCCCTCCCCCCAAAAGAAGGGTTTATATTCTAGTGCTTCGCATCCCACCGTTATATTCCGGTGAAACGCATCGGAAGCCAAACACGTGTTCAAGACAAGTCACATTCGCACAATACCACGTATGAGATCCGGTGGGCTCAACCGTATGAGATAGAAGCCATAAGCAAAGGGGATCAGACCAAACAGCCTAAGCTAACGAGGTTATCAACTTATCAGTGATAAGGGGGATAGCTTATCAAACTACAGTCTGTGTGACAAAACGCATCGAAGAAAGTGGAGAACAAGTcgtacttttttctttttcttttttatttttatttattttattttttcttttgtgagtaatataaatttgagattaCTACCTCTCTCTCTGGGGTCAgcttttcttcatttttcttttttttggttggcttTGCGACGCGAGGAGATGGAGAACtagagaaaaccctagaaaaccaTTTCCCCAACTCGATTTCACAAAAGTTTGACCCTTTACCCATCTTTCAAGAAAAAGCTCACCAGATcgcttgatttcttcttctgtgAGTTTGAGAAAAAATGTCGTCTTTGAGCAGAGAGTTGGTTTTCTTAATCCTTCAGTTCTTGGATGAGGAGAAGTTTAAGGAATCTGTTCACAAGTAAGTCTTTCTTGGTTGCTTGTCCACGGCTTCTTTGGTTTCTCTGCCGTAATTTTGATGTTTGGATAAATTTTGggaatttgggtttgatttgtgtttgtggtgtggTTGTGTTGTGTAGGTTAGAGCAAGAATCTGGATTCTTCTTTAATATTAAGTACTTTGAAGAGAAAGCTCTTGCTGGAGAGTGGGATGAGGTTGAGAAGTATCTCTCTGGCTTCACTAAGGTCGATGATAATCGTTACTCTATGAAAATCTTCTTTGAGATTAGGAAGCAAAAGTATCTCGAAGCTCTAGATCGGTAATGATTTTCTCTTGTTGTTTGGTCGGATATTTAGACAGACTTGTGTTTCTTGGTTTTGATgcattttgtgtgtgtgtgtgtgtgtgggtttGTTTTACAGGAATGACAGGGCAAAAGCTGTTGAGATATTGGCTAAAGACTTGAAAGTTTTCGCCACATTTAACGAGGAGCTTTACAAGGAGATTACTCAGCTTCTTACTCTGGACAATTTTAggttatttttttgcttttgcttttgcctTTGATGTAATTGGATTTTGAAAAGGCTGTCACTTTAGTGTTGACaagtgtgttgttgttgtgttttcttAGGGAAAATGAACAGTTGTCGAAGTATGGTGATACAAAGTCGGCGAGGACTATAATGTACACTGAGTTGAAGAAGTTGATTGAAGCAAATCCTCTGTTTAGGGAGAAGCTAGCCTTCCCCACTTTCAAAGCTTCTCGCCTGAGAACTTTGATCAATCAAAGGTGAACTATgagttgtaatttttatttttttttgatagagaTGAGTTAAGTGTGTTGACATGTGTGTTTTTGGGAATTGCAGCTTGAACTGGCAGCACCAGCTATGCAAAAATCCAAGGCCTAATCCTGACATCAAAACATTGTTCTTGGATCACTCTTGCTCACCAGCAAATGGTGCTCGTGCACTCACTCCTGTGAATCTTCCAGTTGCTGCTGTTGCAAGGCCTTCAAACTTTGTTCCTCTTGGAGTGCATGGTGGAGTAGGATCACTTACCCACCTtccaccttttttttgttttaacttaatGTTTTGATTCTGAGTGTTGACGAAACCATCGTATCTGTGCAGCCTTTCCAACCTAATCCTGCTCCAGCTCCTAATGCCAATGCTTTAGCTGGATGGATGGCAAACCCTAATCCTTCTTCATCAGTACCATCTGGTGTTGTGGCTGCATCCCCATTTCCTATGCAGCCAAGTCAAGGTATATTTAATGTTTCTTGTGTTTTGGATATTATTAGAGTTgttaggaaataaaatctaagaCCTGAATTCTGTTTCTGTATTTGCTCACAACAGTTAATGTGCTGAAACACACTCGGGGACCGTCAAACTCTCTAGGACTGATGGATTATCAAAATCCTGATCACGAACAACTCATGAAACGCTTGCGGTCTGCACAAACCTCCAATGAGGTACTTATTTTGTGGTCTGCATGAAACGCTTGAAACGCTTGCGGTCTGCATGAAACGCTTGCGGTCTGCACAAACCTTGTTTTTGAAATGCTTAATGAGCAAAAAATCTCTTGTTGCTTTGGAGTAATGTTGAGTATGACTCTACTTTTCAAACACAGGTTACATACCCTGCTCACTCTCATCCTGCTGTGTCACTTGATGACCTCCCTAGAAATGTCGTGAGTACAATCCGCCAAGGGGCGGTGGTGATAAGCATGGATTTCCACCCTTCTCATCACACTCTACTCGCTGGTTAGTCTTTTGTTAACATGAAAAGCTTAGTAAAGTTGAGCTTATTATTTGGATCTTGTTATATAACTTGTCTATTGCTNTACTTTTCAAATCACAGGTTACGTATCCTGCTCACTCTCATCCCGCTGTGTCACTTGATGACCTCCCTAGAAATGTCGTGAGTACAATCCGCCAAGGGGCGGTGGTGATAAGCATGGATTTTCACCCTTCCCATCACACTTTACTCGCTGGTTAGTCCTTTGCTACCATGAAAAAGCTTAGTAGAGAATAGCTTATTTATTTGGATCTCGTTATAACTTGTCTATTGCTTGTAGTTGGTTGTTCAAGCGGCGAAGTCACCTTGTGGGAAGTTGGATCCAGAGAGAAGGTTGTCACCGAGCCTTTTAAGATATGGAATATGGCAGCTTGTTCTGGGATCTTTcaggtttttctttcttcttccatcgtttttattttaaattcctAGAAACATACTTTAACACTAACCTAATCCAGCTTTTAAGTGatgatttttgttaatatgGTGATTGCATTTTCTTTCCCAGGGTTCTATTGTTAAAGACCCATCGATATCTGTCACTCGTGTAGCATGGAGCCCAGATGGAAATTTGATTGGTATGGTAAATGGAGATTGTTCTCCCCAAAACCGTTTCAAAGATATAGATGTAGTTTCAAGTAGACACGAAGTTTGAACTTGGGTATTGTTTTCTGTGTACAGGGGTTTCGTTTACTAAACATTTGTACCATGTGTATGCCTACCAAGGCTCGGACCTGCGTCAACACCTCGAGGCATGTTTAAATCTTTTCTTGTgtactttgtttattttctttgtttcatttgtgCTAAACTTTCCATCaatcatttgtttctttgtattaGATTGATGCTCATGTAGGCTGTGTGAATGACTTGGCGTTCGCCTacccaaacaaacaaatgtgTGTTGTGACTTGTGGGGATGACAAATTGATCAAGGTGGGTTAGGATTGTCactttgaattttggtttttattattattttcatatctaaTTATGAGATTCCTTAGGTGTGGGATTTGAGTGGGAAGAAGCTTTACACTTTTGAAGGCCATGAGGCACCGGTTTATTCCATTTGCCCTCATCAGAAGGAAAACATTCAGGTAAAGGCATCTCTTGTTTTAAAAGACCTGAAGCTTTCActttcgtctttttttttgtgtgtaatatattcttcttttttttactatgCAGTTTATATTCTCAACTGCTCTTGATGGTAAGATCAAGGCTTGGCTCTATGATAATGTTGGTTCTCGGGTTGATTACGACGCACCAGGACAGTGGTGTACAACGATGCTATACAGTGCTGATGGAAGCAGGTATATCATTCTTATTTGAAGAGCTAGAGTTGAATATTATGTCTCTGTCATAAATTCAAAATCTCCTGAACAGTTTATATAAGCTCAAATTAAGTAAACAACTGCTgtgtttttagattattttcttGTGGGACGAGTAAAGATGGAGACTCTTTCCTTGTTGAGTGGAATGAGAGCGAAGGTGCCCTAAAGAGGACTTATGTAGGCTTTAGGAAGAAATCAGCTGGAGTTGTTCAGTTTGATACAACCCGTAACCGTTTCTTGGCTGTTGGTGAAGAAAATCAAGTAAAATTCTGGGACATGGACAATACAAATCTGTTGACAACTGTTGAGGCTGAAGGAGGACTTCCGGTATGAAATTCTTGCCCAAAATATTCGTCTTggatacttgtatatatatagtcctATCGTATTCTTGAGCCTGTTGCTTTACTAATGGTACGTATTGCTTATATCAGAGTCTACCCCGATTGAGATTCAACAAGGAAGGGAATCTTCTTGCAGTTACCACCGCAGATAATGGATTCAAGATCCTTGCAAATACTGATGGTCTTAGAACCTTAAGAGCATTTGAAGCTCGGTCTTTTGAAGCATCTAAAGCATCCATTGATATGAAGGTTGGAATAATTCGTTTTCATGTTATActtgtaatctttttattacCTATGCCTTTCGTCCAGTTTTAACTCGAGGGTCAATGCTGGTGATTCAGGTATCCACTTCCGCAATGGCTCCAAGCATCAGCCCAGC is drawn from Camelina sativa cultivar DH55 chromosome 1, Cs, whole genome shotgun sequence and contains these coding sequences:
- the LOC104781668 gene encoding topless-related protein 2 — its product is MSSLSRELVFLILQFLDEEKFKESVHKLEQESGFFFNIKYFEEKALAGEWDEVEKYLSGFTKVDDNRYSMKIFFEIRKQKYLEALDRNDRAKAVEILAKDLKVFATFNEELYKEITQLLTLDNFRENEQLSKYGDTKSARTIMYTELKKLIEANPLFREKLAFPTFKASRLRTLINQSLNWQHQLCKNPRPNPDIKTLFLDHSCSPANGARALTPVNLPVAAVARPSNFVPLGVHGGPFQPNPAPAPNANALAGWMANPNPSSSVPSGVVAASPFPMQPSQVNVLKHTRGPSNSLGLMDYQNPDHEQLMKRLRSAQTSNEVTYPAHSHPAVSLDDLPRNVVSTIRQGAVVISMDFHPSHHTLLAVGCSSGEVTLWEVGSREKVVTEPFKIWNMAACSGIFQGSIVKDPSISVTRVAWSPDGNLIGVSFTKHLYHVYAYQGSDLRQHLEIDAHVGCVNDLAFAYPNKQMCVVTCGDDKLIKVWDLSGKKLYTFEGHEAPVYSICPHQKENIQFIFSTALDGKIKAWLYDNVGSRVDYDAPGQWCTTMLYSADGSRLFSCGTSKDGDSFLVEWNESEGALKRTYVGFRKKSAGVVQFDTTRNRFLAVGEENQVKFWDMDNTNLLTTVEAEGGLPSLPRLRFNKEGNLLAVTTADNGFKILANTDGLRTLRAFEARSFEASKASIDMKVSTSAMAPSISPAIGKIEHMDADSPARPTPIPNGIEAMSRSMEKPRILESVDKSKPLELTEIVDPTQCRQVTMPDSKDSVSKVARLLYTNSGVGVLALGSNGVQRIWKWSRNEQNPTGKATASVTPQHWQPSSGLLMTNDVPENPEGTVPCIALSKNDSYVMSACGGKVSLFNMMTFKVMTTFMSPPPASTFLAFHPQDNNIIAIGMEDSSIHIYNVRVDEVKTKLKGHQKHITGLAFSKALNILVSSGADAQLFFWTADSWEKKKSSAIQLPPGKAPVGDTRVQFHNDQIHLLVSHETQLAIYDGSKMECIHKWVPQEALSSPITSASYSCNSQLVYASFADGNIAVFDAETLRLRCRIAPSAYMPQPTPNSAPIIPQVITAHPQEANQFAVGLSDGSVKVIEPSELSRRWGVGIVAGLDKAGTENGRPSSSSAANNSSSDQIQR